One region of Trachemys scripta elegans isolate TJP31775 chromosome 8, CAS_Tse_1.0, whole genome shotgun sequence genomic DNA includes:
- the CDKN2AIPNL gene encoding CDKN2AIP N-terminal-like protein, whose protein sequence is MVAGMVGEVEEAEFPERFRSYSENERHWQARREFILRNLPPDWVGEAPWPAGRIDHLLSLSMVWANHLFLGCSYSKDLLDKVIEMAEGIEVEDVPHFTTRDEIMKKHQR, encoded by the exons ATGGTAGCCGGGATGGTGGGGGAGGTGGAAGAGGCCGAGTTTCCCGAGCGGTTCCGCTCCTACTCGGAGAACGAGAGGCACTGGCAGGCCCGCCGCGAGTTCATCCTGCGGAACCTGCCCCCGGACTGGGTGGGGGAAGCGCCATGGCCCGCTGGCCGCATCGACCATCTGCTCTCGCTCTCCATGGTGTGGGCCAACCACCTCTTCCTGGGCTGCAG TTACAGCAAAGACCTTTTAGACAAGGTAATAGAAATGGCTGAGGGGATTGAAGTTGAAGATGTACCACATTTTACTACACGTGATGAAATAATGAAAAAG caTCAACGTTAA